The DNA window TCATTTGACTTGAATTTGAAAAAGAGAATTGTGGATAcattaagggtgtgtttgatgagggggaattggaattAACATTGGAATTCTAATCCATTTTCTATGAGAATTatcattgaattacaattcaattcctattgTCATggcccaatcttcctggcccaagaagaggaggaggcttaagcGCAAGGAATATTCTAGCTATAAGGCAGATGCCAGATTAGTGCATCATTAATTGACAGTTAAAAGGAATatccttgattagtgcatcactaattgacaattataaggaatccctaaattagtgcatcgCTAATTGACACTTATAAGAAATGCTCTAAATTAGTGCAtcattaatgtaatagctagaattagtcctataaatacttTTGATGTATTActttgtaaatcaccaagtattcaattgatataatattattctctgTAAGaagtttactctctctctagaattcttgtgtcaattctattaagcGTCGAGTGTTgtgtcgagtaaggctgactagttactcatttttgcgaagatcgtaactagtgccgcacagATCGTTAGTGAAAAGACTGGGCCCGTGAcactatgtttgaaaaaattatagaattgtaattcaattctaattcctatgtttgggaaatgatataattgtaattcaattccaattcctatgtttgtaaaataaaatatcggttaaaaatgttaacttcttaaatatgttttcacgtttttgacacgtttaatacgtttttgacatgtttaacacatttaacacgtttttgacatgtttaacacgtttttgacatatttaacatgtttaacatattttttacacgtttaacacgtttttggcacgtttaaacacgactttgacatgtttaacacatttttgacatgtttaacacgttttcacacttaaaacatattttcacacgtttaacatatttttcacgtttttagtatgtttaacacgttttgacattaTTAAtgcgtttaacatatttttcacacgttttgacaagtttaacacgtttttgacacgttttgacatgtttaacatgtttaacacgtttttcacgtttttggcatgttaaacacgttttggcatgtttaacactttTGCCACACGTTTTTACACATTtggacacgtttaacacgtttttcacgtgtaggcacatttaacacatttttcacatgtttttcacgtttaacatgtgttcacgtttttgatatttttaatacgtttaacatgtttttcacacattttgatatgtttaacacgtttttcacatttttggcacgtttttcacatttttggcacgtttaacacgttttttttatctgtttaacatgtttgacacatttaacacgtttttggcacgtcatgtttaacaagtttacACGTTTTTgttacgtttaacatatttttggcacgtttaacatgtttttcacgtttttggcatgtttaacacgttttaaacatgtcacaagtgtgttaaacgggccaaaacgtattaaacatgtcaaaatgtggtaaatatgccaaaatttatcaaacgtattaaatgtgccaaaaatgtgttaaacataccaaaatgtgttaaacatgccaaaaacgtgaaaaacatgttaaacgtgtttaacgtgccaaaaacatgataaacatgtttatgtgttaaaaacgtgttaaacgtgtcaaaaacgtaaaaacatgttacatgtatcaaaaatgtgttaaacgtgccaaataagtgaaaaacttgttaaacgtgtaaaaacgtattaaaaacgtgttaaacgtgtcaaaaatgtgttaaatgtgttaaaaacgtgtcaaacgtgttaaaaacatgtcaaacgtgtcaaaaacgtaaaaaacatgtgaaacgtgtcaacaacgtgttaaacgtgtttaatgtgttaaaaacatgaaaatgtgtcaaaatcgtgttaaaaataccaaatatgtgaaaaacttattaaacgtgtcaaaatgtgttaaacgtatcaaaaatatagtaaatgttaaaaaaatgtattaaacgtgtcaaaaacgtgttaaacatgccaaaaacacgataaacgtgtttaatgtgttaaaaacgtgttaaatgggtcaaaaacgtgaaaacgtgttaaacatgtcaaaacgtgttaaacgtgtcaaatatgtgaaaaaacttgttaaacgtgccaaatgtgaaaaacttgttaaacgtgtcaaaaacgtgttaaaaacatgaaaattgtgttaagcatgtcaaaaacgtgttaaacgtgttaaagacgtgaaaaacgtattaagtgtgtcaaaaaacatgttaaacgtgtcaaaaacgtgttaaatgtgccaaaaacgtgaaaacatgttaaacgtgttaaaaacgtgtttaatatgtgaaaaacgtattaaacatgtcaaaaacgtgttaatttggaattacaattccgacctaaaaagattagaattgagaactatcaaattacactatactGAAtacattggaattctaattctaattccaattccaattcttaatattaaaatgtttaacaaacataagaattggaattggatcctccaattctaatttcaatgtCAATTTCAGGTATTAAACATTACTAATAGAAGCTGAGAAGCAAGTTGAAGAAATTGTGTGGATACATTAATAGAAGTTGAGGCAACTATACTCAAGTAAGCATTCAAATCGTTCACCAAATCTTAAATCTTTATCTTGTTTGAATGTGTGACAGAAAGGAAGgaattgtttatttgaaatttaatgtattttatataaataaatataacattagtAGTAAGTTaactaattaatgtttttttatttaatttttttattttttttattatttttgaaattttgtttttctttaatttttcaatttataaaaaaaatattaaagatcatcttaaaaaatatagaaatataaataaaaataaataaaattttagaagaattattaaaaaaaaatagtttaaaaataaacaagattTTTGGCGACGTTTGAATTACTGTtaccaacgcttaaataagGGTTGTTAAACAACCCCTTTCAGCAACACTTAAATTAGtagtaccgacgcttaaataagcgttgttaaaacttgTGCCACCTGCTTTCGGCGATTCATTAATAAGTGTCAGTAATATTTTTGACGACGCTTTTAAAAATTggcaaaaaaaactttttaagtGTCGccgtaagttttttttttatagttgatttcatataataataaaataatataaaaatagcaAAAgtctatcaaattatttatacaataataattaaaggaGAGATCAACAACACAATGAAACTGAACCtaccaaaaaatttaaaatattatttttggcaattacaatcaaaattttagtagagtactcttcatttttttacttatagACCATgtaaatttcttttattagaCCTAATGAAAAACAGggaacaatattataaattatgcaAGTGTACTCATTTTGGATAGTCTAATCTAAATTAGATCTTTCCATTCTTGTTAGACTTGAGTGTTTTTTAGGgtgaacaaaatattttattctttgatttgtgaccaatttttttttaaaattattgttataaatcTTCTATGTTTTATCATATTTGAAAGAATAGGGAGAATCTTGTTTAATCTTCTTGCGCTTTACATTAGAAAAATctccaatatatatacattacaaaagattaataaggaaactaataatataataacgatattattttatatgcctaatataaaattattttcataatctattcacatatattattttatattcctaatataaagattattctCATAATCTATCACACCTCCGCAGTCGAAACAGGAGCTTTGCAAACGCTGAGACTGGCCCgaaaatcatcaaataaaatcttAGGCAGACCTTTAGTAAAAATATCTGCAATCTGGTATCGGGATGGCACATGCAAGACACGAACTTCACCCCGTTGGACTTTCTCACGAACGAAGTGAATGTCCATTTCAATATGTTTAGTGCGCTGATGTTGTACCGGATTACTAGAGAGGTAAATAGCACTAACATTATCGCAATAAACTAAGGTTGCCTGTGTAACCGAACATCTGAGTTCTAATAATAAGTTTCGGACCCAACATGATTCCGAGACGACATTTGCAACCCCTCTATACTTTGCTTCAGCACTAGACTTTGACAAAGTAGGTTGCCTTTTAGAAGACCAAGAAATCAAATTATCTCCAAGAAAGACACAATAATCTGATGTAGATCGACGAGTATCAGGacacatataaaataatatatgtgaatagattatgaaaataattttatattagtcatataaaataatatcgttattatattattagtttctttattaatcttttgtaatatatattggAGATTTTCCTAATGTAAAGCGCAAGAAGATTAAACAAGATTCTCCCTATTctttcatggtatcagagccctaggttctcttttctttcttttctaaaCCCAGCTTCCGCTTCTTTTCTCTAAACCTAACTTCcgtttcttttttttctctcttcttcatctatGGCCGAAAATAAGGTTCATCCAGCCACCATTGTTTCCAACATCAAGGCGTGCATCCCTATCACCCTTGATTATGAAGGAAAACAATACAACAGCTGGTCCACCCTTTTTCAACTTCATTGCCGTGCTAATATGGTGATCCACCATATTCAACCTCTAACAGTTAATCCTTCGGTCGCGGTTCCCGCTCCGACGGAATCCGAAAAGACTTTAACACAGAGACTTGATGACATTGTTCGTCAATGGATTTACGGGACCATTTCTAATGATCTCCTAAATTCCATCCTCGATCCTGATGACTCGGCAGTTGTTGCTTGGAACAGATTGCAGCAATTTTTTCTTAACAACAAATCTACAAGAGCTTTGCAATTTGATGCGCAATTTACAAACACCAAGCTTGCTCATTTTGATGGCGTTAAGTCTTATTGCGCTAAGCTAAAAACTCTAGCTGATAATTTGAGGAATGTTGGAGATAAAGTCTCTGACAATCGAATGGCTCTACAACTTTTGAAAGGCCTCTCGGAGGAATATAAGCCCTTTCGAACGTCCGTTCGTCATCTTAACCCGTTGCCCTCTTTTGATACTCTTCGTTCAATGCTTGAATTAGAAGAACATGAGAATCCTGCTGATCTCTCTATTGAGTCTCATGTAGAGGCTCACATCACGCAATCACATTTATCGTCCCAAAATAATGCTGATAATTCCCATTATTCTTCTCGGGGTAATAATCAACGTAATGGTGGCAATGGCCGGAAAACCACCAAGGGAAAGGGCAGCTCCGGTAAGGGTAAGGGTGCCTCTAGCAATCAACAGCGTAATGGTGGTGCCTCGCAGCAGCAGCAAAACCCGCAGCGTGGTCCTACCGCCTCGCACCAGCAGAAGACCCAAGCAGGATGGATGTATCCTCCACCTTGGGCATATTGGCAGCAAGGCCCTTGGGCTCGTCCTCCTTGCCCATATCCATCACAGGCACCAGGCCCATCTCCTT is part of the Impatiens glandulifera chromosome 1, dImpGla2.1, whole genome shotgun sequence genome and encodes:
- the LOC124916760 gene encoding uncharacterized protein LOC124916760; this encodes MAENKVHPATIVSNIKACIPITLDYEGKQYNSWSTLFQLHCRANMVIHHIQPLTVNPSVAVPAPTESEKTLTQRLDDIVRQWIYGTISNDLLNSILDPDDSAVVAWNRLQQFFLNNKSTRALQFDAQFTNTKLAHFDGVKSYCAKLKTLADNLRNVGDKVSDNRMALQLLKGLSEEYKPFRTSVRHLNPLPSFDTLRSMLELEEHENPADLSIESHVEAHITQSHLSSQNNADNSHYSSRGNNQRNGGNGRKTTKGKGSSGKGKGASSNQQRNGGASQQQQNPQRGPTASHQQKTQAGWMYPPPWAYWQQGPWARPPCPYPSQAPGPSPWSAT